A DNA window from Pyrus communis chromosome 3, drPyrComm1.1, whole genome shotgun sequence contains the following coding sequences:
- the LOC137727483 gene encoding B2 protein-like produces MAKDFGPNFLTFVTEEEPQTYKAALESSEAPYWKEAIQSEIESIMQNNTWELVNLPPRNKPTGRKWIFKRKLRLDAIASVYNLEIHQMDVKTAFLNGELDEEIYMEQPEGFIVKGQEKKVRIGVKERCKPLEEDAFRPILYHYDGPKFRLQLSVPEALALLDLFKEENF; encoded by the exons ATGGCAAAGGATTTTGGTCCTAATTTCCTCACTTTTGTAACCGAAGAAGAGCCTCAAACTTATAAGGCTGCATTAGAATCATCTGAAGCACCTTATTGGAAAGAAGCTATTCaaagtgaaatagaatccatcatgcaaaataataCATGGGAATTGGTTAATTTGCCTCCTAGAAATAAACCAACAGGACGCAAATGGATTTTCAAGAGGAAATTGAGACTGGATG CCATAGCGTCTGTATACAATCTCGagatacatcaaatggatgtcaagacTGCATTTCTAAATGGTGAATTAGACgaagaaatatatatggaacaaCCTGAAGGTTTCATTGTCAAAGGTCAAGAAAAGAAG GTTAGAATTGGAGTGAAGGAAAGATGCAAACCACTAGAAGAGGATGCATTTAGGCCAATACTTTACCACTATGATGGCCCCAAGTTCCGTTTACAACTCTCTGTGCCTGAG GCACTTGCATTGTTAGACTTGTTCAAAGAAGAGAACTTCTAA